A single uncultured Methanobrevibacter sp. DNA region contains:
- a CDS encoding bifunctional 5,6,7,8-tetrahydromethanopterin hydro-lyase/3-hexulose-6-phosphate synthase — protein sequence MYNIGEALIGDGNELAHIDLIIGEKEGPVGQAFANGLSNLSVGHTPLTTVIRPNLMTKPATLIIPKVTVGDLDDAAKVFGPAQTAVGRAVADAVEEGYIPKDIVEDIVINVSVFIDPSAKNYRKIYQYNYGATKLAIRRAMEGYPSIDKVLAEKDRGTHPIMGFRVQKLWSPPYLQVALDLDNLDAMERIIDDLPDKERVLIEAGTPLVKKFGVGVVGKIRELRPSAFIIADLKTLDVGRVEIKMAADETADAVAISGLGTIESIKKAIHETQKQGIYSILDMMNVADFEEKLSALPDDLKPDIVLLHRNVDLETYKAEKGEDTSEMTEWGNIKSIKKLIGDGLVAVAGGITPNKVEEATSKGADIIIAGRYIIGSRDVRRAAEDFLAHFPQDPDSMRLALDEDEQVN from the coding sequence ATGTACAATATAGGAGAAGCTCTTATTGGTGATGGAAACGAGTTAGCTCATATTGATTTAATAATCGGTGAAAAAGAAGGACCTGTAGGTCAAGCTTTTGCAAACGGATTATCAAATTTATCTGTTGGCCACACTCCATTGACCACTGTAATTAGACCAAACTTAATGACTAAACCAGCAACTTTAATTATTCCTAAAGTTACTGTTGGAGATTTAGACGATGCTGCTAAAGTATTTGGACCTGCACAAACTGCTGTTGGTAGAGCAGTAGCTGATGCAGTAGAAGAAGGATACATTCCAAAAGATATTGTTGAAGATATCGTAATTAATGTAAGTGTATTCATTGATCCTTCTGCAAAAAATTATAGGAAAATATATCAATACAACTATGGAGCAACTAAATTAGCTATTAGAAGAGCTATGGAAGGTTACCCATCTATTGATAAAGTACTTGCAGAAAAAGACCGTGGAACTCACCCAATCATGGGCTTCAGAGTACAAAAACTTTGGTCTCCACCTTATTTACAAGTTGCACTTGACTTAGATAACTTAGATGCTATGGAAAGAATCATTGATGATTTACCTGACAAAGAAAGAGTTCTTATCGAAGCTGGAACTCCTCTTGTTAAAAAATTCGGTGTCGGTGTTGTTGGAAAAATTAGGGAATTACGTCCAAGTGCATTCATCATAGCTGACTTAAAAACTTTAGATGTTGGTAGGGTAGAAATTAAAATGGCTGCAGATGAAACTGCAGATGCAGTAGCTATTTCTGGTCTTGGAACTATTGAATCTATTAAGAAAGCTATTCATGAAACTCAAAAACAAGGTATTTACTCAATCCTTGATATGATGAATGTAGCTGACTTTGAAGAAAAATTATCTGCTCTTCCTGATGACTTAAAACCTGATATAGTTTTATTACACAGAAATGTTGATTTAGAAACTTATAAAGCTGAAAAAGGTGAAGATACTAGTGAAATGACCGAATGGGGTAACATTAAATCTATTAAAAAACTCATCGGTGATGGTTTAGTTGCAGTAGCTGGAGGAATTACTCCTAACAAAGTAGAAGAAGCTACTTCAAAAGGTGCAGATATCATTATTGCAGGTAGATATATTATTGGTTCTAGAGATGTAAGAAGGGCTGCTGAAGACTTCTTAGCACACTTCCCTCAAGACCCAGATAGTATGAGACTTGCACTTGATGAAGACGAACAAGTAAATTAA